One window of Candidatus Krumholzibacteriia bacterium genomic DNA carries:
- a CDS encoding FlgD immunoglobulin-like domain containing protein — PGNIGFVFLGAEGGGAPAPALRLRNFRMFSGHDAYSQGGEPTNDAERYACLNGTSPASLPPPGATPRSPVLSAFDADYRILVSIGPFPALAPGESLHVAMAMVLGSTQQAMLQNAARAKILYDGVTADCDGNPNTPEECVVHWTTPLTVPVLVSEIEALRTPTGARLSWRLAEEARRALRGLYVQRAPSASGPFARRPSGLLEPATTTFDDSDLPPTAWYRLELEHLDGTSLVTRSVRLDGEATAAFSLDVEASEAARVRVRYVLAQSAETRLTIHDVSGRLLTTLRSSSLPAGTYSEEWNGTTNAGRRVPRGVYVVRLEAGGRVLTRKLLIPTRVAP, encoded by the coding sequence CGCCCGGGAACATCGGCTTCGTCTTCCTCGGCGCCGAGGGCGGGGGAGCACCGGCGCCAGCGCTTCGCCTGCGCAACTTTCGGATGTTCTCCGGCCACGACGCGTACTCCCAGGGGGGAGAACCCACGAACGACGCCGAGCGCTATGCCTGCTTGAACGGCACTTCACCGGCATCGCTGCCCCCGCCTGGTGCAACGCCACGATCGCCCGTCCTATCCGCATTCGACGCTGACTATCGCATCCTCGTTTCCATCGGCCCCTTCCCGGCGCTAGCGCCAGGCGAATCGCTGCACGTGGCGATGGCGATGGTTCTCGGCTCCACCCAACAGGCGATGCTCCAGAACGCTGCCCGCGCCAAGATCCTGTACGATGGCGTCACCGCCGACTGCGATGGCAACCCGAACACGCCAGAAGAGTGCGTGGTGCACTGGACCACGCCGCTCACGGTGCCGGTCCTCGTGTCGGAGATCGAGGCGCTGCGGACTCCGACGGGGGCGCGGCTCTCCTGGCGACTGGCGGAGGAGGCGCGACGCGCCCTCCGTGGGCTGTACGTGCAGCGCGCCCCTTCCGCCTCGGGCCCCTTCGCGCGGCGCCCGTCCGGTCTCCTGGAGCCGGCGACGACGACCTTCGACGACAGCGATCTCCCGCCCACCGCGTGGTACCGGCTCGAGCTCGAGCACCTCGACGGCACGTCGCTGGTGACCCGCTCGGTGCGCCTCGACGGCGAAGCGACAGCGGCATTCTCTCTCGACGTCGAAGCGTCGGAGGCGGCGCGGGTTCGCGTCCGCTACGTCCTCGCCCAGAGCGCCGAGACGCGCCTCACCATCCACGACGTGAGCGGGCGGCTGCTCACCACGCTCCGGAGCAGCTCCCTGCCGGCCGGCACCTACAGCGAGGAATGGAACGGTACGACCAACGCAGGCCGAAGGGTGCCGCGGGGCGTCTACGTCGT